The genomic stretch TTCTCTTCATGTAGCAACATGATGAGTGTTGCTGCATCATTCTATAAGGCAACTTTAGCAGTTACAACAGGGATCTCTGCGCCCTTCAACAACTTGGCTATCATATACAAGCAACAGGTAGAGTACCATATCTGCCTTTTTCATTGCTAGTTTGAGAGTTACTGCATATTGCCTCATTTAATGGAAGATAGTCATATAATTTGTCTATCTTTTTCTTTGCTGTCTTTGCCCCTTTTTGGAAATTGATAGTTCTCTTGTATTACACCAGGGAAATTATGCAGAAGCGATAGCCTGTTACAATGAAGTTCTTCGCATTGATCCTTCTGCTGCTGATGGTCTTGTCAATAGAGGGAACACATTTAAGGAGATTGGTAGAGTTACTGAAGCAAttcaggattatatacgagctgtGAATATCAGACCAACTATGCCTGAAGCCCATGCAAATTTGGCTTCAGCTTACAAAGATAGGtaatttcttctttgaatttgTGCTGGTGTTGGACTGTATCAGTATCTTACTTCTGTGCTTCTTCATTCCATTGTATAGTGGCCTTGTGGAAGCAGCTATAAAGAGTTATAGACAGGCATTGATGTTACGTCCAGATTTTCCTGAAGCAACTTGTAATCTTCTACATACTCTACAGGTAAATCTGCAGTTCTTGAAACTGTTGATATCTTTCAATGCTCTTTTATAGCTTTGTTTGTTTTAATGGTCTATTATTCAGGCCATTTGTTTGAGTTAAATTTGTTTGAATGAACAGTTGTTAAGTGCATCTCCAGACCACTACTGCCATATGCAGCTGTATCCAGTCTCTTTCAAAACATGCCCAAGTGCGCACATATTTGGGCCCAATCAAAGGCTTTTAAAAACCATGCTCATGTAAATAAAGTGTGTGGTCTGATGTAGTGTCTAAATTCCTGTCTCAACTAATCTTGCATTCTTCGAGATTGCTATACATTGCACTGTATCAAGGGTTAAATGTTGTTTTTGTTCTGATTTTTGTTCCAATTGGGATCAATTTCAACTCACTTCCTAGTTTTACCGAAACAGTATGTAGGTCAACACTAACCCTATTCCACTTCCACTTCTTTTGATCTTCTAGTGCCTTCTTCctctttctgtgtcttctttttcTTACTGTACTTCTTTCGTAGTTGCattgccttcttcctcttctcctttgcgCACCACCACCACCTTCTGTGTGCTGAGAGAGAATGCTTCTGTTATTGCCTTGTATCTTCTGACTCATAATTATTGGTTGAGGATTCTTTGTTTgtttccttcacaatcttctaACTCTAAGCATTTTATGGACTATGTCCATGTCATGGAAATTGTTTGAATCTATACATCTCACTCTTCTCTCCATTCTAATTTCTCACCTGTGCTTCCCTCCACATATTTTTACCTTTCAACTTGCCTGAGTCCACTATAACCCACTGACTTATATTATCCACACAGTTTTTTCCAGTAGATTTTCAGAACTTCGTCTGGTTTAGTTTCAACTAAAGATCTCTTCGACCACCAGTACCTCCATTAATAGGCTGCCTGTTACTCTTTGATAAGTTAAGTACATCACCACTCTCCATACAATCGCGTAAACCATATCAACCTTTGATCTGGTCTTTTtgtgtttttttccttttctttgttACTAATTTTTGGCGATCCCTGTCAGAAGCTTGCTACAAAGAAGCCTGCCCTACTATCATGTGGTATGCCAGAGCTTGTTTGTGATTTGTTGGAGTCATTGTGTTTCATATTACTCATCCTCCCTTGTAAATGTGTTCCAAAAGCTAAAGTTATTCACCACACAACATACTTGGATGCAAAAGAATTTATCTAGATTTATAGTATAAATTGCCTTCAGAATTTGTTTTATCCAACACAATATCatcaatattttcttttctttggccACAAATCAAGGCTATCAGAACTGCTCCAGATGGATGTTAATGCACTTTTTCTTATATTGGCAATCTTGTTGAGGTTTATATGGAGCAAGCTATTAGGTTTTTTTAGGAGGAGATCAAACTATGCAAATGCAAGATGACAATCTATCACTTCAAAAGAAATCCTCAGCACAATACAAATATTAGTTTCTACTCTACGGTACAGTAAGGCTGATCATTCAGCTTCTATTCAACACAAATTCATTGACCCAATATCATGTTAGCTAAATTCCTGATTGGAAAAATTGGGGAAGTCTTGGAATTGATGTTCCTTATACTTCTGGAGGGATCTTTCAAAGTATGTTGTTGATATGTATGATAGACATATCTACTTGGATGTTAAGTAGGAGGTTATTTCATGTAGCGTGGTTGTAAGATAGTGATGGTTTTAAAGGTTGTTTATGCTGTTGATGTATATGAGAGATTCATCTACTGGATATCTCTACATTTGGTGCGATAAAAGAATCCATGCGAGAACCAAAAATCTAATATTGGGAGCAGTGTTAACATAATATTCTTGGGAACACTTTCTAAAGAACTTAACATTTGAGTATTTGACTATCTTAGTCTACTATTTACTAAAGGTTTATTTCAGAATCTAGGACTTGCATTGCAAGTCATTTTCTATGTCGTGTCATATACAAGATCTCATGGAAACAAATTATTAATGCCTTCATGTCTTTGTGCAACATAATTATTTTGTTTTCTCAGGTAACCTAGACCTTATTGATATATGTCAGTAATCACATGGAGCCACATTGCCTATTTGTTAATTTAGTGTTGTGTTTGTATCTTCTACTACATACAATCTTTTTCACACAGGACAATTACTTATATTTTAACAGTAGTGGTACCATACATTTGAACCTCCAAAGTATACGAGCCATATTCATTCTTTGAAATTAAACACCTATGCTCTTGTGTAACTCTGCAGTCTCTTATTCCTTTATCTGCTTCTGATTATTCTTGTGAATTCATTTTGCAGTGTGTTTGTGACTGGGATGACAGAGAGAAGAGGTTTTCAGAAGTTGAAGGCATCATTAGAAGGCAGATAAAGGTTTACTATTTTATTCACTGATTCTCTTATGCTATTACTTCCGTTCCAAATGATCGTAATGCGTGCACAAATTCAGGCGTCGGTTCTTCCAAGTGTGCAACCATTTCATGCTATTGCATACCCAATTGACACAGTGCTTGCATTGGAGATAAGGTGACTATTTCCTGAATTCAAAATATTGCTGTCATTGTTTTCCCATCCGATTCTTACTTATTGTTTCATTTGCTTCTAGTCGAAAATATGCAGTACACTGCTGGTTAATTGCTTCACGTTATGCACTACCTGCATTTGTCCATCCACCTCGTATTCCTCTGATGGCTGACAGTAAAAGTGGGAGGCTGAGGATTGGGTATGTTCCATATATTTCTTTGTATATGCTACGTTGGTATAGTTGTTTACCATATTTACGAACTAAGAACCAAAGAATGACCTGGTTGGCTTTAGGCCGAGCTATTAATTAGACTGATGGGTCAATTATAtggaattttcttttatttcataagtATTTAaatgtataataattttttttaatattttaaaaatccagaCGATTCAAAAAAAATAGAGAACTGATGGATTGTCAATCTAGCGTGCTAACCATGTTAGCATCGACAGTTTAGTCGATCCATTAGTTTCTTGCAATTCTAGACCATTAAACAGGCTAAAGGTTTGATTTTCATGGTTACCAATCAATTGGTCTGGTCTTTGTAACTATTTTATTCACTTATTTTTGACAATCTTTCAGGTATGTTAGCAGTGACTTTGGCAATCACCCACTCTCACATCTTATGGGCTCTGTATTTGGAATGCATAATCGAGAGAATGTTGAGGTTTAATTGCCTACACCATTAGACATTGTTCCATGATACATAGTTTCATTTCTCTTTACTAGAAGTTATCATCTACAGGTTTTCTGTTATGCATTGAGTCAAAATGATGGCAGTGAGTGGAGGCAGCGTATCCAATCTGAAGCAGAACATTTTATTGATGTGTCTTCAATGTCATCTGATTTGATTGCTAGAAAGATCAATGAAGATACGATACATATCCTAGTAAACCTCAATGGTTACACTAAGGTATTTTATTTGGTTGATTTATGGCTTCAAATTATGTTTCTGTGGCAATTGCAAAAATGAATGTACAAACTTGTATGTTTGTACCTATATCCTATAAAAACACAGAAGTGGAAATGTCCATTTTTCTAGAACCTTaggaaaaatctaatttttgctTTATCCTTGAGTGACCATGTATAGATAGTTACATTGAGATGCTAAAAGAAGTCATGTTGAGTCTCAAAAAGGATGTTTGGATAATATAGTAAAAGGATGGGCAGCTATAGATAGTTTTGGTTTATAGGCAATGGTTAGTTAGATGCACGCGTATGTTTTATTGAACCTTAACTATCAGTCCCATGTTTGAAGAGGAAAATATTTGACAGCTGATAGTTCTTTGTCAATGGTTTGTGCTTACATTTTCTGTTGCAATTTTCATTTTTAGGAGGGATCAGACATCATCCACATGCATGAGTTCACTATGAGAGATGAGCCATAAACTTTAATAATACCTAGTATAATATATATACTACATACGCAATATATGAATTCATGTTTGTGTAGCAGGCACGCCTACTGTTGTAAAACACAAAAGCACAAAAAATTAACACGCGAATCATCTACTAAATCAATCTGCAAGAACATCAACTATAACAACCATGCCTATCAAAGTGTTAAATAACATATATCAAGTTTAGTGTCCTTTGACATTTTAACATCGTTCTCTTCTATAATTCTGTGAAAGATCATAGTGGAAATACCAAATGTTGGTTTGGTCAATTTAAACATGTACTGATAAggaaaaatgaaatatatatacatataagaaAAAAAGCACATAAATATGCCATTAATAATATGACTCTTTAAGAGAGATGTTTGAAAGTGTTTTGTAATTTAGTTTCTTAGTTGCAATATTTTTTCCACACTGAAACTCTACTCCATTCAATTATTTTTTGTACAAAATTGAGTACTACTTACATTATTTTCAGTATTGTTCATGGTTGGAGAAATTGGCCGATCCGGATTGGCTGAGTTGGAAGAGAATCAGACTCTGATTTGATTCCTCCAAGATCTTAGGTGGGCTAGAAAAACGGTAGATTGTGCACCATGTAATTAACATATTTACTGAAATCAGCAAACATAGGAGTTTTACAAATGAATCGGGCAATATGGAGATAAGGAAAAGAATGGAAAAACACAATGCCTTATTTGAAGGAAGCAATGAGTTGCAGGGATTGTGGAGTACAAATTTGAGGCAAAGGGTGAGTTCAAGGAAAAAGTTTGTGGAATTCCCGTTAGCAATCATTAGTTTTGATTGATCTCCAATGGCGTGGTGGCATGTGAGGCGTGAGGTGCGGTGGTTGGTTGTGAGTTTGAGGTAGAATGACATAAGTTAGACTTTAGAATCTTTTGGTAATGTTTATAATTGAAATAATGATTAAAGTATTAATAATAATAAGTTTTTCAATAAAATTAAATCAGATTCGAAGTTAATtattaatcacattttaatatcATATTGATTAAACTAAATAATATTTCaacttaatttatttaattataatttagcaaaatttaaattgaataaaaatctactaattaatttaaattattgaaaaaaagggtagctcggtgcacgaagctcccgccatgcggggtcccggggaagaatCTATTATACGtagccttaccttgctttttgcaagaggttgtttccaagattcgaacccgtgaccttttggtcacatgacaataaTTTAAATTACTGAATTAAGTGAAATTAatataatcaaaattaaaattattttaatcaaaattagattaattaaattgatttaacaaAAAGAGATATGGCTAatactggaaaatcctggtactAAACACCAATATCATCAACCATGGCATCATCCATTAACTCCTATCTTCCATAAAACACAGAATATTTttagtacttgcactctatttttttttttattgacatCTCTAATAGTTGCTTAATAGATTGGACTCTACGTCAATCCCAAACTCACATTCATCTAAGTGTATGTAACCTGACCACATCGAGTTGCTGACCGTCAATGAATCATTCCAAGTAAAGTAAATCTCTGATAATGATGCTGCCACACTCCAACTAACCTATTATAGCATTAAAGCTGTTTATGGTTTCTTATTTATACACTTTTTAACCTAGTTCCATTATTCAGGGTGCAAGGAATGAAATTTTTGCAATGAAACCAGCACCAATCCAAGTTTCATACATGGGTTTTCCAGGAACCACAGGTGCAGCTTACATTGATTACTTAGTCACTGATGAGGTAACCTGAAGCCATTTTccatctttatttatttatcttctgaaatttaataatataattgCAAATTTGCTTCTgatatccctttttttttttgcagtttgTTTCTCCTACACATTTATCACATATCTATTCAGAAAAGCTAGTCCATCTTCCTCATTGTTACTTTGTGAATGACTATAAACAGGTTAGACTTGGAATCTGTTTGTCTTTAAGTTTTTGGTGGAACATTTTGATAATGCTGTTAACTTTGCATATGGCAGAAAAATCGTGATGTTTTGGTTCCTATCAGTCGGCATAAACGAGCAGATTATGGTTTGCCAGAGGATAAATTTGTTTTTGCATGTTTTAACCAGCTATACAAGATGGACCCAGATATATTCAATACCTGGTAATTCATGCATATTGTCAATCTTCGAATAATTGGCTGCATTGGTTGTGTTCTGCAGTAGTCAATTCTCTATATAAGTGAATAATTGGGGttgttttctttctctttgtTTTTCTCCGGTGTAGGTGCAATATTCTGAAACGTGTTCCCAATAGTGCATTGTGGCTACTGCGATTTCCTGCAGCTGGTGAGACGAGACTGCGTGCATGTGAGTATGTTAGTTGTaatagttggatttgatttttgGTCTATTTGGATTAAGTTCGTTGTCTTTGCAAAATCAGTATGAAGTATACTTGTCGAATTATGTTTCAATCTAGTTTATCAGGTCAACTATTTAAAAACCACCAGTCTAGTTTTTGAACTCTTCAATCCTGGGATGGATAGTTGAAAATAGGACCATGTAATATGCACTTGATGTTACATATGTCCATACTACTAAATGCCCATACTACATTGTAGCAAACGTTACGTATGCCCATATTACTAAATACCCATACTacattgtagcaaaaggtgacGACCCTCACCCTGGGGGCCTCCAGGACTGCCCCATGTGATTTGGAAGGGAGGTAAATTACGGGGGCTTCACCCAGCACAGTGGCCCTTTGTATGGGATTAGATGACCCGCGATGCATTTCGCACACACTAGGAATCGATCCCATGACCTATTGCAGTAACACCACATGCAAATATTAATTGTGCCAATCTGTGGGGGCCACCCATACGACATTGTGATTATAGAAGTGATTGATTGATAGTGAATCATTGCATCCTATAAACAGTTCTTAAGTTTATTCTAGTAGCTatagttatttgatgtttggtgCATTTTGGTTTtaacaaaaaaacaaaatctGAACTAAACCATTTTGGTTCCAGAATACATCCACAGGATCCTTGTCCCTAGTTCACTTAATTTTTGCAACAATTGTAGACCCTCAAATCTAATGTATCAACCTAAATATTTTACTCTTTAAGTATTTGGGTGATATTGGTTTTTGTAATTATTGCCGAGGTCCTATTTATGATTAGGGAGAGGGGGCTATGTACCTTTTGGATTCTTCCCTAAACGACTCACATAATATCAAACTCCTAATTCTTGTCAGTGTCAACTTCTTTGTGTGTTTGCATTATCTTCTTTGTCTACACCAAGAAAAGCTGCTATCACACACATTCAACCAGTGTCCCGAACAATTAACAACTCGCCAATTCATGCAGGTGTGCTCCTCCCTTTCAAACGAATCCAACCTTGGTTTATATTATCTGCTGTTGCTGGCTCAAATCACTTGAGCTCACTCTTGTTGAGATGGTAATATAATCCTGACCACCACCACCTGTGTTGATCCGTGGAGATTGGGGTCCTTTGCTCATAACGTAGATTGGTGGAGATGAGTTATGAAAACATTATCTAAGTTATTTTCgatagtttgtttagatttatTGCCTTTCCCTAAACTCAAATGGGGATAGTGAATAAGAGTTTACATCATAACTTGCTTTCTTACTTAAGGGAGGACAGAAGTTAAATCCTAGCGTTGCTCCATCTTATCCATTGTCATCGTTAGTTTGTCCACGTTAGGACATTGTTCACAAAACAAAACTTTTTTTTCTTCACCTGTTTGCAAGCTTCTGACATCTCACCTATTATGTGGGCCTTTGCAAGTGCTATCCACTAGTCCTCACCCACTAGTGCTATCCCATATCAGCCATTTCCGACTCCATCAAGAAGGCATCCCCCGATGTTGTGGGGTCAGCATGTGCTTGACCCACTCCACAGATTACTTCAATTATGTGTGAACCCTTAGAACTACGCCCCTTTCCTTATGATGGTGTTTTTCTAGCCTGCAAATCACATCACTGCTCCCACTCCCTTCATAGCAGGCTTCATTCTTCCTTTCATCAGGTCTTGTCTTCCCTGCAGAACCTCCACTAGATTGTTCATGAGACCTTCATGACCAGAAGGTGGTTATTGTTCCTTTCCCAGATTAACAGAAGCAACATTGATCTCGTCTTCCACTGCCGTGGCTCTTCTTCCTCGTAGATCAACTGCAACCAA from Zingiber officinale cultivar Zhangliang chromosome 5B, Zo_v1.1, whole genome shotgun sequence encodes the following:
- the LOC121986127 gene encoding probable UDP-N-acetylglucosamine--peptide N-acetylglucosaminyltransferase SEC isoform X3, with translation MLAQEKGDINLAIQLYQAALKLRPSFSDAWSNLASAYTRIGRLNDAAQCCRNALALNPRLVDAHSNLGNLMKAQGLIPESYNCYLEALRIQPTFAIAWSNLAGLFMEVGDLNRALLYYKEAVKLKPKFADAYLNLGNVYKSLRMPQDAILCYQHAIQARPTYAMAYGNLAGIYYEQGQLDMAILHYKQAINCDSTFIEAYNNLGNALKDAGHVEEAINFYRSCLALQPNHPQALSSLGNIYMDCFSSCSNMMSVAASFYKATLAVTTGISAPFNNLAIIYKQQGNYAEAIACYNEVLRIDPSAADGLVNRGNTFKEIGRVTEAIQDYIRAVNIRPTMPEAHANLASAYKDSGLVEAAIKSYRQALMLRPDFPEATCNLLHTLQCVCDWDDREKRFSEVEGIIRRQIKASVLPSVQPFHAIAYPIDTVLALEISRKYAVHCWLIASRYALPAFVHPPRIPLMADSKSGRLRIGYVSSDFGNHPLSHLMGSVFGMHNRENVEVFCYALSQNDGSEWRQRIQSEAEHFIDVSSMSSDLIARKINEDTIHILVNLNGYTKGARNEIFAMKPAPIQVSYMGFPGTTGAAYIDYLVTDEFVSPTHLSHIYSEKLVHLPHCYFVNDYKQKNRDVLVPISRHKRADYGLPEDKFVFACFNQLYKMDPDIFNTWCNILKRVPNSALWLLRFPAAGETRLRAYAAAQGVKPDRIIFTDVAAKNEHIRRSALADLFLDTPLCNGHTTGTDVLWAGLPMVTLPLEKMATRVAGSLCLATGVGEEMIVDSLKEYEERAVGLAENPARLLALSNRLKEVRMTCPLFDTKRWVTNLERSYFKMWNLYCVGNHPQPFKVTENDTEFPYDR